One window of the Primulina eburnea isolate SZY01 chromosome 18, ASM2296580v1, whole genome shotgun sequence genome contains the following:
- the LOC140819280 gene encoding regulator of telomere elongation helicase 1 homolog, with product MGSFLLKTQNQPCWKTWSVITPTNDLLCDNTPGFPACLHIDSIFSRWRNSGPYKLELARNDYQENLKVSESQLLGKFHLNKPLVSQTTSIHPTFSLETASSVKQIKKGNISGKLREIVPANRSHLTPDKHFRDSPMICSSDINPRKRILISSANQNIDGLDGDTGELIAPCSSKKPSLLITGPNQSKDYEFEKQLKILVKSEHLQVTENVGTQNHQENVEVLVGDEFFAQKKNLALTNWEHLQKEVVSQTVPHNDEKRGSAFLSQVREKLNDAEYKEFVNFMKALKSKAMKIGHVLQSIARLFSFPDRISLLHGTGAEGFRIERHEYCSEAHNSSIRIHLVVQKEDVPKRLLEKTVLWKQMKDDMPSLSPMSELPGGGSEAAEERKERKSGG from the exons ATGGGAAgttttttgttgaagactcaaAATCAACCATGCTGGAAAACCTGGAGTGTTATCACACCTACAAACGACTTACTGTGTGATAACACTCCAGGTTTTCCAGCATG TTTACACATTGACTCGATTTTTTCGAGATGGAGGAACTCGGGGCCCTACAAACTAGAATTGGCACGAAATGATTATCAGG AAAATCTGAAAGTTTCAGAAAGCCAACTTCTGGGCAAGTTTCACCTTAACAAGCCTCTTGTTTCCCAG ACAACATCCATACACCCTACATTCTCCTTGGAGACAGCATCTTCTGTTAAACAAATCAAAAAAGGAAATATTTCTGGCAAGCTCAGAGAGATAGTTCCTGCCAACCGCTCTCATCTGACTCCAGACAAGCATTTTCGAGATTCACCCATGATTTGCTCGAGTGATATAAACCCAAGGAAAAGAATTTTGATCTCAAGTGCAAACCAAAATATAGATGGTTTGGATGGAGATACCGGTGAACTGATTGCACCTTGCTCATCGAAGAAACCTAGCTTATTGATAACAGGGCCTAATCAATCAAAAGATTATGAGTTTGAAAAGCAGTTGAAAATTTTAGTAAAATCTGAACACCTTCAAGTGACCGAGAATGTCGGTACTCAGAATCATCAAGAAAATGTAGAAGTCCTGGTTGGTGATGAATTTTTTGCCCAAAAGAAAAATTTGGCACTTACAAATTGGGAACACTTACAGAAGGAAGTTGTTTCTCAGACCGTGCCTCATAATGATGAGAAAAGGGGATCAGCTTTTCTCTCTCAG GTCCGAGAAAAGCTTAATGATGCCGAGTATAAAGAATTTGTGAACTTTATGAAGGCACTGAAGTCAAAAGCAATGAAAATTGGCCATGTTCTGCAATCAATTGCAAGATTATTTTCTTTTCCTGACAGGATCTCCCTTCTTCACGg AACAGGAGCAGAAGGATTTCGT ATTGAGCGACATGAATATTgttcagaagcgcacaacagttcGATTCGTATTCACCTGGTGGTGCAGAAAGAAGATGTACCAAAACGATTGTTGGAAAAGACAGTTctgtggaaacaaatgaaagatGACATGCCGAGTTTGTctccaatgtctgaattgccaggtGGTGGAAGTGAAGCAGCAGAAGAAAGAAAGGAAAGGAAATCAGGAGGATAG